The following proteins come from a genomic window of Varunaivibrio sulfuroxidans:
- a CDS encoding FecR family protein produces MTARVRAWMKKPKKRNAHCVCWGIVLVAIGAISLGVFRAAPSAAADVAVGVVREVRLDVFGTPPLRRKVAMVPDDQVYRGEVLETGARAFLRVLLKDDTHLTLGANSALVVDDLVFDPVRKGGRLTLNLFEGAFHYVSGKLPKQAIRIETSSATIGIRGTELIIRVARNGATTVGVIHGRAFIRSRESGAVQELKTGTSSTVSAGGFEGRPLKGIELTNDEGVDGYVSGVAHWREEQKQPLDGLEGDRLGDVQEAVHDEGVHAEGDGAGGSDLLGARQEGDRGELSGAETRIDRADLQEGDRASSEQGMGGGDVSGGEGDQGGGDRSPERDSAQSRESAHDTGGGSDGTSSNDHGERD; encoded by the coding sequence ATGACAGCCCGAGTCCGTGCGTGGATGAAAAAACCCAAAAAACGGAACGCGCATTGCGTGTGTTGGGGGATTGTCCTCGTCGCCATCGGGGCAATTTCCCTCGGGGTTTTTCGGGCCGCTCCGTCCGCCGCCGCGGATGTTGCCGTGGGCGTGGTGCGTGAGGTGCGGCTTGATGTTTTCGGCACGCCGCCCCTACGCCGCAAGGTCGCGATGGTTCCCGATGATCAGGTCTATCGGGGCGAAGTCTTGGAAACCGGCGCGCGCGCATTCTTGCGGGTGCTGCTGAAGGATGATACCCACTTGACGTTAGGGGCGAACTCGGCGTTGGTCGTCGATGATCTGGTCTTCGATCCGGTGCGCAAGGGTGGCCGTCTCACCTTGAATTTATTCGAGGGGGCTTTTCATTATGTGTCGGGAAAACTTCCCAAGCAGGCAATCCGCATTGAAACATCCAGCGCCACCATCGGTATTCGTGGCACTGAATTGATTATTCGCGTCGCCCGCAATGGCGCGACGACCGTGGGTGTCATCCACGGTCGGGCGTTTATCCGTTCGCGTGAAAGTGGCGCCGTTCAGGAGTTGAAAACGGGAACTTCCTCCACCGTCTCGGCGGGGGGCTTTGAAGGCCGTCCGCTAAAGGGGATCGAACTGACCAATGACGAGGGGGTCGATGGCTACGTTTCCGGGGTCGCCCATTGGCGTGAGGAACAAAAACAGCCCTTGGACGGCCTTGAGGGCGACCGGCTTGGAGACGTCCAGGAGGCGGTCCACGATGAGGGCGTGCACGCAGAAGGCGATGGCGCCGGCGGCTCGGATTTGTTGGGTGCGCGCCAGGAAGGCGATCGTGGGGAACTTTCCGGCGCAGAGACCCGGATCGACAGGGCGGACCTCCAAGAAGGCGATCGTGCGTCTTCCGAACAGGGAATGGGCGGCGGGGATGTCTCCGGCGGCGAAGGCGATCAGGGCGGCGGCGATCGGAGCCCGGAACGCGATTCGGCGCAGAGCCGGGAAAGCGCCCACGATACGGGGGGCGGATCGGATGGAACGTCATCAAACGATCACGGGGAACGCGATTGA
- a CDS encoding ligand-binding protein SH3, whose product MSGFIPNFPAEGIVTVNRVILKPEFDVDDLQERVALLCENVKTYHSETGFHGGFVMLNSGVISNEGSTIGKAVESPLKDREALIVTFWSSFEEHEKSHQSETFQPLFNEVLELCENGNEEVAYEMMWSGKAYNPEEARAARDAKKRHMAA is encoded by the coding sequence ATGAGCGGTTTTATTCCCAATTTCCCCGCTGAGGGCATTGTCACCGTGAACCGCGTCATTTTAAAGCCCGAGTTCGACGTTGACGATCTTCAAGAACGCGTCGCGCTTTTGTGCGAAAACGTGAAGACATATCACTCCGAGACCGGTTTTCACGGCGGTTTTGTGATGCTGAACAGTGGCGTTATTTCCAACGAAGGCAGCACGATAGGAAAAGCCGTCGAAAGCCCGTTGAAGGACCGCGAAGCCCTGATTGTGACTTTTTGGAGTTCCTTCGAGGAGCACGAAAAGTCGCACCAAAGCGAAACCTTTCAACCGTTGTTCAATGAGGTTCTTGAGTTGTGCGAAAACGGTAACGAAGAGGTCGCCTATGAAATGATGTGGTCCGGGAAAGCCTACAATCCCGAGGAGGCCCGCGCCGCCCGAGACGCAAAAAAGCGCCACATGGCCGCCTAA
- a CDS encoding DUF952 domain-containing protein produces MAQEYIFHICRRDEWTQARAQGVYGGSSQDREDGFIHFSTASQVQQSAAKHRAGQRGLVLLTVDPGALGDALRWELSRDNRLFPHLYGALAPSAVMRTDDLPLDENSGQHVFPTSFSAPHV; encoded by the coding sequence ATGGCTCAAGAATATATTTTTCATATTTGCCGACGGGATGAGTGGACGCAGGCGAGAGCGCAAGGCGTTTATGGTGGGTCCAGTCAGGATCGCGAGGATGGCTTCATTCATTTTTCGACGGCGTCCCAGGTCCAACAAAGCGCCGCCAAGCATCGGGCGGGACAAAGGGGACTTGTCCTCTTGACGGTGGACCCGGGCGCTTTGGGGGATGCCTTGCGCTGGGAGCTTTCCAGGGATAACCGTTTGTTCCCCCACTTATACGGTGCGTTAGCGCCGTCGGCGGTGATGCGCACCGATGATCTTCCCCTGGATGAAAACAGCGGACAGCATGTCTTTCCGACAAGCTTTTCGGCGCCGCACGTGTAA
- a CDS encoding quinone-dependent dihydroorotate dehydrogenase, with protein MDFYKLVWPLIRPMDPERAHALALRALETGMIGGPAPYVDEILHQRLWGMDFPNPIGLAAGFDKNAKVYREMLKLGFGFVEVGSVTPLAQSGNPRPRLFRLESDRAVINRMGFNNEGMEAVAARLEGRTRARDGGGIVGVNLGKNKSTVNALNDYVLGTRRFTPLADYLVVNVSSPNTPGLRALQGRGELLRLLGAVMENRAEVGGDAPPPLLLKIAPDLTDEDKADIAAVALETGIDGLIVSNTTICRPSSLTDPQKRETGGLSGRPLFAESTRVLGEMYRLTDGKLPLIGVGGVEDGGGAYAKIRAGASLVQLYSAMVYEGPLLANKLNRNLAACLRRDGFESIQAAIGADHR; from the coding sequence ATGGATTTTTATAAACTCGTGTGGCCCTTGATTCGCCCGATGGATCCCGAACGCGCGCACGCCTTGGCGTTGCGCGCACTGGAAACGGGGATGATCGGAGGTCCCGCGCCCTATGTGGATGAGATCTTGCATCAACGGCTTTGGGGCATGGACTTTCCCAATCCCATTGGTCTCGCCGCCGGGTTCGATAAGAACGCCAAGGTTTATCGGGAAATGCTGAAACTGGGTTTTGGCTTTGTCGAGGTCGGCTCGGTCACGCCGCTGGCCCAGTCGGGCAATCCGAGACCGCGTCTGTTCCGCCTGGAAAGCGACCGCGCGGTGATCAACCGGATGGGGTTTAACAATGAAGGCATGGAGGCCGTCGCCGCGCGCCTCGAAGGACGCACGCGCGCCCGAGACGGTGGGGGTATCGTCGGCGTCAACTTGGGTAAAAATAAAAGCACGGTCAACGCGCTTAATGATTACGTGCTAGGGACGCGTCGCTTCACGCCCCTGGCCGATTATCTGGTGGTTAACGTTTCCTCGCCCAATACGCCGGGCCTGCGCGCCCTGCAGGGGCGCGGCGAATTGCTGCGCCTGCTTGGCGCGGTGATGGAAAACCGCGCCGAGGTCGGCGGCGACGCCCCGCCGCCCCTGTTGTTGAAAATCGCCCCCGATCTGACCGACGAGGACAAGGCCGACATCGCCGCCGTCGCCCTGGAAACCGGGATCGACGGCCTGATCGTCTCCAACACCACGATTTGCCGACCATCCAGCCTGACCGACCCGCAGAAACGCGAAACCGGGGGTCTTTCCGGGCGGCCTTTGTTTGCGGAATCGACCCGCGTTCTGGGTGAAATGTACCGTCTGACCGACGGCAAACTGCCGTTGATCGGTGTCGGTGGGGTCGAGGACGGGGGTGGGGCCTACGCCAAGATCCGCGCCGGTGCGTCGTTGGTCCAGCTCTATAGCGCGATGGTTTACGAAGGCCCGTTGCTGGCGAATAAGCTCAACCGCAACCTCGCCGCCTGCTTGCGCCGCGACGGTTTTGAGAGCATCCAAGCCGCCATCGGAGCGGATCATCGCTAA
- a CDS encoding HD domain-containing protein, whose amino-acid sequence MELTEKFEDALSMAARLHGDQKRKGTDIPYLSHLMAVAAIVLENGGDENEAIAALLHDAVEDQGGAPVLVRIRERFGDDVADIVASCSDTDVTPKPPWRERKQAYIDTIARKSPSARLVSLADKLHNIHTIDRDYRRHGEALWKRFNAGKEEQLWYYRGLAKAFMARGDDPLARELDNAVRTLEKLCA is encoded by the coding sequence ATGGAACTCACTGAAAAATTCGAAGATGCCCTATCCATGGCCGCGCGACTTCATGGCGATCAGAAACGCAAGGGCACCGACATTCCCTATCTGTCTCACCTGATGGCCGTCGCCGCGATTGTCCTGGAAAATGGCGGTGACGAAAACGAGGCCATCGCCGCCCTCCTCCACGATGCCGTGGAGGATCAGGGCGGCGCGCCCGTCCTCGTGCGGATACGCGAACGTTTCGGCGACGACGTCGCCGACATCGTGGCGTCCTGTTCGGATACCGATGTGACCCCCAAACCGCCATGGCGGGAGCGCAAACAGGCCTACATCGACACCATCGCGCGCAAATCACCCTCGGCGCGCCTGGTATCTCTGGCCGACAAACTGCACAATATCCACACCATCGACAGAGATTACCGCCGGCATGGCGAGGCCCTGTGGAAACGCTTTAACGCCGGAAAAGAAGAGCAACTTTGGTACTATCGCGGCCTCGCCAAGGCCTTCATGGCGCGGGGCGACGACCCGCTCGCCCGTGAACTCGACAATGCCGTGAGGACGTTGGAGAAACTTTGCGCCTGA
- a CDS encoding universal stress protein — translation MMSQVIACIDGTNVSTAVCDYAAWASLRLDAPLQFLHVLEKALYPAASDLSGNIGLGSRETLLHELAALDEKRGKIALEQGKNMLKAARERAIADGVPAPTSRQRHGSLLETLADIADDIRLLVLGKHDEHLGDHIGSRLENVVRTQHRPTLITPAVFKTPRRVMLAFDRSSATRKGIETVAASPLLRGLPCHVVMVGDDNAANREHLDWARATLQAAGFDTPTALIPGEVEQTLCDYRARHDIDMLIMGAYGHSVVRRFFVGSTTTAVIRDAQVPVLLLR, via the coding sequence ATGATGAGCCAAGTCATCGCCTGTATCGACGGCACCAACGTATCGACCGCCGTGTGCGATTACGCCGCCTGGGCCAGCCTGCGTCTGGACGCGCCGTTGCAATTTTTGCACGTGTTGGAAAAAGCCCTGTACCCCGCCGCCAGCGACCTGAGCGGCAACATCGGCCTGGGCAGCCGCGAGACCCTTTTGCACGAACTGGCCGCCCTGGACGAAAAACGCGGCAAGATCGCCCTGGAGCAAGGCAAAAACATGCTGAAAGCGGCCCGCGAACGCGCGATCGCCGACGGCGTCCCCGCCCCCACCAGTCGGCAGCGCCATGGCAGTCTACTGGAGACCCTGGCCGATATCGCCGACGACATTCGCCTTTTGGTGCTGGGCAAGCATGACGAACACCTGGGCGATCACATCGGCAGCCGCCTGGAGAACGTGGTGCGCACCCAGCATCGCCCGACGCTGATTACTCCCGCCGTGTTCAAGACGCCGCGCCGGGTGATGTTGGCCTTCGACCGCAGTTCCGCCACCCGCAAGGGGATCGAAACCGTCGCCGCCAGCCCCCTGCTGCGCGGCCTGCCTTGCCACGTGGTCATGGTCGGCGACGATAACGCGGCCAACCGCGAACACCTGGATTGGGCGCGAGCGACATTGCAAGCGGCGGGCTTCGACACGCCCACCGCCCTGATCCCCGGCGAGGTCGAACAGACGCTGTGCGATTATCGCGCCCGGCACGACATCGACATGCTGATCATGGGCGCTTACGGCCATTCCGTTGTGCGCCGCTTTTTCGTCGGCAGCACCACCACCGCCGTCATTCGCGACGCCCAGGTCCCCGTGCTGCTGCTGCGCTGA
- a CDS encoding SulP family inorganic anion transporter produces the protein MLSSLKRDWFGNIRGDLLAGIVVALALIPEAIAFSIIAGVDPKIGLYASFCIAVVTAFLGGRPGMISAATGSMALLMVTLVRDHGLQYLLAATVLTGVLQIGAGYLRLGSLMRFVSRSVVTGFVNALAILIFMAQLPQLTGVTWHVYAMTAGGLGIIYLFPYITRAIPSPLVTIIALTAISLGLGLHIPTVGDMGKLPDTLPFFLWPAVPLNFETLTIIFPYAISLAAVGLLESLMTATIVDDLTDTPSDKNRECKGQGAANIATGFLGGMAGCAMIGQSVINVKSGGRARLSTLAAGIFLLIMVVFLDRWVARIPMAALVAVMIMVSIGTFSWESLRNLKKHPLGTNIVMIATVVVVVATHNLAYGVFVGVLLAALFFANKVARFKYVSSELSDDGAVRTYRVVGQVFFASADKFIEFFDFKEALDKVVIDLCNAHFWDITAVSALDKVVLKFRREGTVVELLGMNAASATIVDRFAVHDKPDAIDKLMGH, from the coding sequence ATGCTCTCTTCTTTAAAGCGCGACTGGTTCGGCAACATTCGCGGCGATCTTTTGGCCGGGATCGTTGTCGCGCTGGCGCTGATCCCCGAGGCGATCGCGTTTTCCATCATCGCCGGGGTCGATCCCAAAATCGGACTATACGCATCGTTTTGCATCGCCGTGGTCACGGCTTTTTTAGGGGGACGGCCAGGGATGATTTCCGCCGCCACCGGGTCGATGGCGCTGTTGATGGTGACCCTGGTGCGCGACCACGGCCTGCAATATCTTCTGGCGGCCACCGTGCTGACCGGCGTGTTGCAGATCGGCGCCGGGTATTTGAGGCTGGGATCGTTGATGCGTTTCGTCTCGCGGTCGGTGGTCACCGGCTTCGTCAACGCCCTGGCGATCTTGATTTTCATGGCCCAATTGCCGCAATTGACCGGCGTGACTTGGCACGTTTACGCCATGACCGCGGGCGGGCTTGGGATCATTTACCTGTTTCCCTACATTACCCGGGCGATCCCCTCGCCGCTGGTGACGATTATCGCCCTCACCGCGATTTCCTTAGGACTGGGTCTGCACATTCCTACCGTGGGGGACATGGGCAAGCTGCCCGACACCCTGCCGTTCTTCCTATGGCCCGCGGTGCCGCTGAATTTCGAGACCCTGACGATCATCTTCCCTTACGCCATATCGCTGGCGGCGGTGGGTCTTTTGGAATCCTTGATGACGGCGACCATCGTCGACGACCTGACCGACACCCCAAGCGATAAAAACCGCGAGTGCAAGGGCCAGGGCGCGGCCAACATCGCCACTGGATTTCTGGGCGGCATGGCCGGGTGCGCGATGATCGGCCAGTCGGTGATCAACGTCAAATCGGGCGGGCGGGCGCGCCTTTCCACCCTGGCGGCGGGGATATTCCTGTTGATCATGGTGGTCTTTTTGGACCGTTGGGTGGCGCGCATTCCGATGGCGGCGCTGGTCGCCGTGATGATCATGGTGTCGATCGGCACGTTCAGTTGGGAGTCCCTGCGCAATCTAAAGAAACACCCCCTGGGCACCAACATCGTGATGATCGCCACGGTCGTCGTCGTCGTCGCCACGCACAATCTGGCGTACGGCGTTTTCGTCGGCGTGCTGCTGGCGGCGCTGTTCTTCGCCAACAAGGTCGCCCGGTTTAAGTACGTTTCCTCGGAACTAAGCGACGACGGCGCGGTGCGCACCTATCGCGTGGTCGGCCAGGTATTTTTCGCCTCGGCCGACAAGTTCATCGAGTTTTTCGATTTCAAGGAGGCGCTGGACAAGGTTGTCATCGACCTGTGCAACGCGCATTTTTGGGACATCACCGCCGTCTCGGCGCTGGACAAGGTGGTCTTGAAGTTTCGCCGCGAGGGGACCGTGGTCGAACTTCTGGGCATGAACGCGGCGAGCGCCACCATCGTCGATCGCTTCGCCGTTCACGACAAGCCCGACGCCATAGATAAATTGATGGGGCACTAA
- a CDS encoding YkgJ family cysteine cluster protein, producing MERRFECTACGKCCYGWLPLSIDDALGHADRFPLFLQWTPVRQGGKSYDLAVELGLTIKLKNRKRAAVRIEPISYVPPDMPCPALRKDGLCAVHDAKPRRCRAMPLSGGRAENDQDDLLIPKADWACNTTSTAPVVYRDKKIVTREAFELERKQLMADADVLKPFAELMLDSIPSLRLDLTKLAQRPHGGCMILSFSTLVPRLAYVDIYALAAKQLPVMASFAKLTSETPKHADEHRRYTASAGEWRRILDGAP from the coding sequence ATGGAGCGCCGTTTCGAATGCACGGCTTGCGGAAAGTGTTGTTATGGATGGCTTCCCTTATCGATCGATGACGCGCTGGGCCACGCCGACCGCTTTCCTTTGTTTTTACAGTGGACTCCCGTGCGTCAAGGTGGAAAATCCTATGACCTAGCGGTCGAATTGGGCCTAACCATCAAGCTCAAGAACCGCAAACGCGCCGCCGTCCGGATCGAGCCGATATCCTATGTGCCCCCGGACATGCCGTGCCCCGCGTTGCGCAAGGATGGCCTGTGCGCCGTTCATGACGCCAAACCTCGGCGATGTCGCGCCATGCCGCTTTCGGGCGGCCGCGCGGAGAACGACCAGGACGATCTACTCATCCCCAAGGCCGACTGGGCTTGTAACACCACAAGCACCGCTCCCGTGGTTTATCGCGACAAAAAAATCGTAACGCGCGAAGCGTTCGAGCTTGAACGCAAGCAACTCATGGCCGATGCGGATGTACTCAAGCCGTTTGCCGAATTGATGCTCGACAGCATTCCCAGCTTACGTTTGGATTTGACAAAGCTCGCGCAACGTCCCCACGGGGGATGCATGATCCTGAGCTTCTCGACCTTGGTTCCGCGCCTAGCCTACGTCGATATTTATGCGCTGGCCGCCAAACAACTTCCGGTAATGGCGTCTTTCGCCAAATTAACCTCCGAAACCCCAAAGCACGCAGACGAGCATCGGCGTTACACCGCGAGCGCGGGAGAATGGCGGCGCATCTTAGATGGCGCGCCCTAG
- a CDS encoding YchJ family protein, with protein MTTTKCPCGSGILMRDCCGAILDGRTKAETAEAMMRARYTAHVVGDFDFVANTHAAEVKKTYNKSAAQAQAETMQWVGLEIMETVEGGAGDDEGVVTFGARFMQDGVLNMHRERSNFRRENGVWVYVDGKINPQIEPRRIEKVGRNAPCPCGSGKKYKKCCGA; from the coding sequence ATGACCACGACAAAATGCCCTTGCGGCTCCGGGATCCTCATGAGGGACTGTTGCGGCGCAATCCTGGACGGGCGCACAAAGGCCGAAACGGCCGAAGCGATGATGCGCGCCCGGTACACCGCGCACGTCGTGGGCGATTTCGATTTCGTCGCCAACACCCACGCCGCCGAAGTTAAAAAGACCTACAACAAATCGGCCGCGCAGGCGCAGGCCGAAACGATGCAATGGGTCGGGCTGGAAATCATGGAAACGGTGGAAGGAGGCGCCGGCGACGATGAGGGCGTTGTCACATTCGGGGCGCGGTTCATGCAGGACGGCGTTTTGAACATGCACCGCGAACGCTCCAACTTCCGCCGCGAAAATGGTGTGTGGGTTTACGTCGATGGCAAGATCAACCCTCAAATCGAACCGCGAAGGATCGAAAAAGTCGGGCGTAACGCCCCCTGCCCCTGCGGCTCGGGGAAAAAATACAAGAAGTGCTGTGGCGCATAA
- a CDS encoding IS30 family transposase codes for MQKPPPMNDQKKAVIWDEWENGIPMIQIARAIEKPPATVFSYLRYHGGIQLRHRIRSTRSLSLGEREEISRGVVTGQSIRSIASFLGRSASTVCREIKKNGGRLRYRAADADKAAWQRSKRPKPCLLAKNILLKGLVTRKVSENWSPEQISGWLKLTYPDDESLRVSPETIYKSLFIQTRGLFRKEMRNHLRTKRKFRHSKNHKVASRGAIVGGVSISERPALIEDRAVPGHWEGDLICGSKNSYIATVVERQSRFTVLVKVDGKDTETVVTALSKQMKKLPNLLRQSLTWDRGTELAAHRKFSMATNMDVYFCDPSSPWQRGTNENTNGLLRQYFPKGHCLSGYSQRDLNRVAEKLNSRPRKTLDFETPAHRLDTVLL; via the coding sequence ATGCAAAAGCCACCCCCTATGAACGATCAAAAGAAGGCGGTTATTTGGGATGAATGGGAAAATGGGATTCCCATGATTCAGATTGCCCGAGCCATTGAAAAACCTCCAGCAACGGTATTCTCATATTTACGCTACCACGGCGGGATCCAGCTTCGTCATCGAATACGATCCACGAGGTCTTTATCTTTGGGCGAGCGCGAAGAAATATCGAGAGGCGTGGTGACGGGTCAAAGTATTCGATCGATTGCCAGCTTTCTGGGTCGAAGTGCCTCTACTGTCTGCCGGGAGATCAAGAAGAATGGAGGACGCCTTCGATATAGAGCCGCAGATGCCGATAAGGCCGCTTGGCAACGATCTAAACGGCCAAAGCCATGCCTTCTTGCTAAAAACATCCTCTTAAAAGGACTGGTTACGCGTAAAGTGTCTGAAAATTGGTCACCTGAACAAATATCGGGTTGGCTAAAACTGACATATCCAGACGATGAAAGTTTACGCGTGTCCCCCGAAACAATTTACAAAAGTTTGTTTATACAAACGCGTGGTTTATTTCGAAAGGAAATGCGAAACCACCTGAGAACCAAACGCAAGTTCAGGCATTCTAAAAACCATAAAGTGGCCTCCAGGGGAGCGATTGTTGGCGGTGTTTCGATCAGTGAACGACCGGCCTTAATCGAAGATCGGGCCGTTCCTGGGCATTGGGAAGGCGATCTCATCTGCGGTTCAAAGAACAGTTACATTGCGACGGTTGTGGAACGCCAATCGAGGTTTACAGTCTTGGTGAAAGTCGATGGAAAAGACACGGAGACCGTTGTGACCGCGTTATCGAAGCAAATGAAAAAACTACCGAACCTTTTGAGGCAAAGTCTAACTTGGGATCGGGGCACAGAATTAGCCGCACACCGAAAGTTCTCAATGGCAACGAACATGGACGTATATTTTTGTGATCCAAGCAGCCCTTGGCAGCGAGGAACAAACGAGAATACGAATGGATTGCTGCGGCAATATTTTCCCAAGGGACATTGCTTGTCAGGATATTCACAGCGCGACCTCAATAGAGTTGCTGAAAAACTTAACAGTCGCCCAAGAAAAACATTGGACTTCGAAACGCCAGCTCATAGACTCGACACGGTGTTGCTGTGA
- the murA gene encoding UDP-N-acetylglucosamine 1-carboxyvinyltransferase translates to MDSIHIHGGVPLHGAIAIGGAKNAALPLMAASLLSAEPLNLSNLPHLADISTMAHLLSELGCTLSMNGDAPDGGHAGRVFALDASSVDKTTAPYDLVRKMRASILVLGPLLARFGEARVSLPGGCAIGTRPVDLHLKALTQLGAEIDLHEGYIDARAPGGLKGAHVLFPQVTVGGTENLLMAASLAEGETVLSNAAREPEVADLARCLVAMGADIEGIGTDTLTIRGAKSLHGADHAVVPDRIETGTYAVAAAITGGDVVLKGARADLIGSVIDVLRLAGAEVDVDEAAARIRVRRTQGPLKGFDVMTEPYPGFPTDMQAQFMVLASVAGGASMITETIFENRFMHVPELVRMGANINVHGSSAIVRGVERLSAAPVMATDLRASVSLILAGLVAEGETVVNRVYHLDRGYERLEEKLSACGAVIERIKG, encoded by the coding sequence ATGGATAGCATTCACATTCATGGCGGCGTTCCGCTTCACGGCGCGATCGCGATCGGCGGCGCGAAGAACGCCGCTTTACCCCTGATGGCGGCCAGCCTGTTGAGCGCGGAGCCCCTGAACCTGTCCAATCTGCCGCACCTGGCGGATATTTCGACGATGGCCCACCTGTTGAGCGAATTGGGTTGCACGTTGTCGATGAATGGCGACGCCCCGGACGGCGGCCATGCCGGGCGGGTGTTCGCCTTGGATGCATCGTCGGTCGATAAAACCACCGCGCCGTACGACCTGGTGCGCAAGATGCGCGCCTCGATCCTGGTCTTGGGGCCGTTGTTGGCGCGTTTCGGCGAGGCCCGAGTATCGTTGCCGGGAGGCTGCGCCATCGGCACCCGCCCGGTCGATCTGCACCTGAAGGCGCTGACTCAGTTAGGCGCCGAGATCGATCTCCACGAAGGCTATATCGACGCTAGGGCTCCGGGCGGCTTGAAAGGGGCGCACGTGTTGTTTCCCCAGGTCACGGTGGGGGGCACCGAAAATCTGCTGATGGCCGCCTCCCTGGCCGAGGGCGAGACGGTATTGTCCAACGCCGCGCGCGAGCCCGAGGTCGCCGATCTCGCCCGCTGTCTTGTCGCCATGGGGGCGGATATCGAGGGCATCGGCACCGATACCCTGACGATCCGCGGTGCAAAAAGCTTGCACGGGGCGGATCACGCGGTGGTTCCCGATCGCATCGAGACGGGGACCTATGCCGTGGCCGCGGCGATCACCGGCGGCGACGTGGTCTTGAAGGGTGCGCGCGCCGATCTGATCGGGTCGGTAATCGACGTTTTGCGTTTGGCCGGAGCCGAGGTTGACGTGGACGAGGCCGCCGCCCGAATCCGCGTGCGCCGCACCCAGGGTCCGCTCAAAGGTTTCGACGTCATGACCGAACCGTATCCCGGGTTTCCCACCGACATGCAGGCCCAGTTCATGGTCTTGGCGTCGGTCGCCGGGGGAGCGTCGATGATCACCGAAACGATCTTCGAAAACCGCTTCATGCATGTTCCCGAACTGGTCCGCATGGGGGCGAATATCAATGTTCACGGATCGTCGGCGATTGTGCGCGGGGTCGAACGGCTTAGCGCCGCCCCGGTGATGGCGACCGATCTGCGCGCCTCGGTGTCGCTGATTTTGGCAGGTCTGGTGGCCGAAGGGGAGACCGTCGTCAACCGAGTCTATCATCTTGATCGCGGTTACGAACGCCTGGAGGAAAAGTTATCCGCCTGCGGCGCCGTCATCGAACGGATCAAAGGCTGA
- the hisG gene encoding ATP phosphoribosyltransferase, protein MPLVRAAGIEPEAAFDDKDARQLRFATNHPHIEIIRVRSFDVATFVAFGAAHLGVAGGDVLMEFDSSEIYAPLDLNIGHCRMSIAEPEALRGEDDPRTWSHVRVATKYPEITKRHFAKRGVQAECIKLNGAMELAPTLGLCQRIVDLVSSGATLRANGLVEIEKIAEITSKLAVNRTAWKTRPGEIGGWIDRFREAVNAHAS, encoded by the coding sequence ATGCCGTTGGTGCGCGCCGCGGGCATCGAACCGGAAGCCGCTTTCGACGATAAAGACGCGCGTCAACTGCGTTTCGCCACCAACCATCCCCATATCGAAATTATTCGCGTGCGCAGTTTCGACGTCGCCACCTTCGTCGCCTTTGGGGCGGCGCACCTGGGTGTCGCCGGGGGCGATGTGCTGATGGAATTCGACAGTTCGGAAATCTACGCGCCGCTTGATCTGAACATCGGCCACTGTCGGATGTCCATCGCCGAACCGGAGGCTCTGCGCGGCGAGGACGATCCGCGGACGTGGAGTCACGTTCGCGTGGCGACGAAATACCCCGAGATCACCAAGCGCCACTTCGCCAAGCGGGGGGTGCAGGCCGAATGCATTAAACTCAACGGCGCGATGGAACTGGCGCCCACCTTGGGGCTGTGTCAGCGTATCGTCGATCTGGTGTCCTCGGGCGCGACCCTAAGGGCCAACGGCTTGGTGGAAATCGAGAAAATCGCCGAAATCACGTCCAAGCTGGCGGTTAACCGGACGGCGTGGAAAACCCGCCCCGGCGAAATCGGCGGTTGGATCGATCGTTTCAGGGAGGCCGTCAATGCCCATGCGTCTTAA